TAGCGGTATTCACAGCGGTCACAGGCTATAATCCTTTTAGCACGGGCAGGTTcaacacacgacacacaacacaacgtgCAACCTTTTGCCATTACAGGCCGTGTACTCTCGGGGCGGACTGCTGTTGACTACGGGGGGCACAGTTTTGAAAATAGGATTCTAATCGTAGAGAACTCGTGGGCGCAATCCCCTAGGAAGAAGGAACGATCATCAGACCACAGCCACCGACGTCCTACTCGGTTCGAAGTCAAATGCCTATTGAACCTACACCGAGGCGCACAACGGCGCGAGAGTGTACACGCCGTTGACGAATCGTTGACACTACTTTGAGCGCGCTGAGTATAACGGGAATCAATCGAGTACAGTAACTGCATTCCGGAATGCACATTGCTGCACGTGtagaggagagaagaaaaaaggaatcctTAAAACTATGCAACACCAAACGACGGGCTATACCGTTCGTATAGAGACATTCTCGCGAAGGGCAAAGCGCATTGAGGACAATGGCTCCCGCGTTGGCATTGGCTGTTGGTGGGAGATGAACAAACTATGCGAGAGTGATTGTCCACGATTGTTTAGTAAATATGCACTTAAGTTGGGATGTTATGTTACCATCGCAGTTTACGGCCCATTCTAACCAACCTGCTCATATTTGTCTCATATTTGTTACTCTTTTTTTATCATCGCTCTGGATTCCTTCTCTCGCTTGTACTAATCCTCTTCATCACAAGAAGAGACTTGAGCATGCATGTCCACTTCATGCCCTTTTATGCCACGGTACCAAGTCAActtgtgaagaagaaaagtcTTTAAATAAAACCAAGTTTGTCTGTACAACCGAGGAATCCAGAAATGTTAAACAGCACCttgaaacccaaaaaaaggaaaatatattCAGGATTCAAATGGTTCGTTACAGAAGGTCAAGCTTgcttcaaattaaaatccagCTTCAACACGGCTGACCGCTTAGCAAGGGGGTGAACTACCTGCGGCTACGTCGTCGCCTGGTTTTGGGCGGCTGGTGAAAAGTTATGAAAAGTTAAAACAAATTGTGGAAATGTAAATCGCCCAGCTTGTGTATTGTTTTGTGCTCCGTGTGTGATAACGTTCTTCAATTGCCGCTTCGTCCATCCGCAATGGAAGGCTCTGGCGACATGTTGGCAATATATAATTTCAACGAGAATGATATGCTCGATGTAAGTATCTGGAGAGGCGCCCTCGTCCTTCTTGCTGCtgtgcatcgatcgattctcgCTTTTCCAACCCGACCGACTTCGTTGTACGGGAAAACAGAGTACAGAGAAACTGCTGCTTCCCTCTTACAACGCTGTCGTGCCGTGCGGGGAGGAGAGCGAAACTTTTCCTGTTTGGCAAAATATATGGACCGGATGCTAAATAATTCTCTACTGCCTACCTTCGTCCCATCCTTCGTCTATACTTATTACCTAGTTCGATGTAAGTGCTccgcgcaacacacacagtaTCTCGATAATCCATCACAGCAAGCCATGGGGCAGCAAATGCACAGCAACGCCAACGTAACCGTTGGCCCATCCTTTCCTCCCCCGTAAACGACAATCTCTAGCACACATTCCCCCCGCCTCTTGCTGATGTGCGAAGAGCCCCACGGTGGGGCCACCTCCGTATGCTGGCCTGTGGATTGCTGCCGGACTCGCCTCGCGAAGgactgttttcttttcttttctctctttctttcgtcgtttctttctttctctctttcatgatcaatcattccattttcatctccttgTGTCGCCCCCTCGCCTCCTATAAGGATAACACTGTGCCTGTGAATTGGTTTTGAAGTAGCTTCCAAAACATTTCCCTTCACATCTCGTACATCGCACTTCATTTCGCGAATGATCCCCCACCATGCCACATCGTTctgcatcgtttcgtttgcaacACGCTTCCGTTTCTCTTCCAGGGGAGCAGTGCACTAGAATTTCCCGATCTAGATTTTGTTTATGCAGACGCGGACAGCCACACGAACGAGATCGCCGAACTGTACAGCTACACCGAGCAGGCCGAGTTTCAGCACAATGTTAAGGTAATGCTCAGATCAGTCACCACGAAAGTGTGCCCCACTAATGcttatttttgtttctctaCATGCGTTGCAGGCGTTCGAAGATCAGATGGAACTGTACAAATTGCCACCCTGCTGGCAAAAACTTACAGACGCCGATCAGAATGGCATCATATTGAAGCTGCTCGATCAGCTGGACATGTCGAAGAAGAATCTTCGAATGAAGGCTGCGCGGTGTATTCTCTACCTAGCGCAAGGCTGTTGGGCTGAGGTACAATcggaccaggagcagcaggcatGGGCTCGGAAAAACGTCATGATGCTATATCGATCCGGTGTGTTTGGTGCGTTCGTTGAGCTGCTGAATCTCGAAATAGAGTAAGTGCCATCCCGTGCATAGCAGCCACGGAACCAGTGCTTTAAAAAGTTCTTCTCCATAGCAACTCATCAACGGCCAACATCGCAATGCGCAAGATCGCCGTGTCGCTCGCCGATTCAGTGGACTTACGGGTCATCTTGTCGGTGCTGTATATAATCACAGAGGTGATGCGTgcggaaaaggaaagcaaaagccaAGAGTATGACCACCTGGTCTCTACGTTTGTCACCGAAATCAGTAAGTCTTTCGCCTCGGGTGTGTTCCGTCGTAACTGAAATACCTGCTTACTATGATTACTGTACTTTGTAGCGTACCCGATTGAAGATGAACTACTGTCGGTGAAGCTACTCGGGATGGTCACTCAGTTTTGCACTGGTTTGGCGCCGCATTTTCCAATGAAAAAAGTATTACTTTTACTGTGGAAGATATCTCTTGTGTCACTGGGAGGCATGGATACGCTGAAGGATCTTAAAGGTGAGTTgaatcggtcgatcggtgccCTCACGTCCCCACCCATGTGCTTATCGGTTGTGAATCCTTGCAGATAAGTACCGTGCTGCGGCAAGCCTCTTACAGAACCGCGAAGACACACTAGAGATATCAAAGGTGATGCGCGCTAGTTCGCCACCGATCACCGCACCGTCGAACGATGACAATCAAAATGCCAAGCGCAGCAGACCATCCCGAAGAGTATGTACGAACCCTAGTCAATCGCAAGAGGTAGTGAAGCTTTCTTGAGTCTCGTCttgatttcttcttttccattctttccttTTGGTCCCCctggaatttgtttttcgccaCGAtttcctactactactattctCTCTTACTATTTCCTTCTTACTACTACaattatctttctctttcactctctctctctcctcgatCTATCTGATCTCTTATCCAACTCTTTTCAACTTGTTTCATATTTCTGTATCTCTCACATTCTGTCTGcgctaaaaacaaaacccttttCTTCTGAGCCAATCTGTGAAAGTTAAGCAAGCAAAACTTGTGAAGAGTAATCTAAAGTgatgttttccaatttgtttCCTTCATTATTATCTACTCGTTTCTAAAACAACACTGTACTGTGCGAGTGCGTTGTTTTCTTTGTACCCGTTTGTTGCCGCAAGTtacatttccttttctttcaacaCTTCGCGATGCGTTTTCTGAAGTGAAAAACAATTCGCCACGATATTTTGGTTTGCGTTTCATTCGCGCTTTTTTTCTTGCCGTTTCTCTCTCGTCCTGCCTTTTTCGCTATTTTTTCGGTTAATCTCCTTTCACTTTAATGGGggagatgctgctgcgtgtCTTGGCTACCAGATTTCAATTCTGCTCTCCTCTATCTTCACTCACTCTCTTCATATGTACTCTGTAATATaatttttataatattttttgaaatatttttcataCGCTACAACGCAAACGCCCGAGATTTATGCAGACAAACTCGCATTAAACACTTCAGCACATTACAATAAATCGGAAAGATGAGCGAAATATGGGAGTAAGCATGGGAGTTCTAGCGGAAAAGTAGCGTTCATCACGAATGGCTCTTCTGGTGTTGCAAGATAGAGGCGTTCGACAGACATTCTCGATTTCGAATTCCAACCACCTCCTCAAAAACCAACTCTCTATTACGTTCCTCATTTtgtatctttctctttccaaGAACTCAAGGAGAGCGATTGCTACCAACTGCGCTGCAGTTATCATAGTTGTGATTGTTATGAGAAAATTCTATAAAAAAGCAtccaaacacatacacacacgaacacaaaaCTACTATATCATCCACTCATTGTATCTCTCCCCATTGTTTTGTGCATTCAGAGTAGAATGAttcaccccacacacacactcacacacagagcgagagcTACGTGTTTGTTGAACGTTGTCCGTTGTGTCCATTTCTGTTCGTTGTGTTGTATATTGTGACTTATCCATCATATTTCCCGGTTAGCGCCGTTGTTGTGTGTTCCGTAGAGAACCCTCGTGATTGAGGACGCACACATGTTGCTAACGAATCGCTTGACCGCTAGTTGATCCTCCCTAGTTGTTGATAGTTGATTGTTATTTACGATGCTAGTTATAATCCACAACGATCGCAAATGTAGCATGTTCTGTAACTTAGAATACCACTACGACACTGTTTTGCTTAATAATCACTAGCTACTACACGGAATGGCCACAGTTTTTTGCTTAATATTATGATGTTCTCTTCCGATTCCTTCTTATCGTAGTACTAGAAACTCCGATTGAAACTTTCATTAATTCAAACCCCCATTCAAATCCATGAATGCTTCTTTCACATCGTCTTTGGTTTTTTCGTGAATTCCATCACACCTCAACTGGACGAGTCAGTAACATCAGCAGTGAGAGCTATTTCAAGAAATAATCTCTAAACATTGCACCCACGTGTCGTGTTATCGGCATGTTTAACGTTTCATGTACGAtcgtttgttcttcttctacgCTGGAAGAAATAGCTCCCAGATCGTACAGGATCGCGTGGTTTTCAGTCTGCTATAAAGCAATGACGCTATTTGAAGCTGTGCCGATTAAGCTGAGtgtgcttcagctgctgcttcaaaaaTACCTCTTTAAAGGGGTTAatataaaaagaaacggaGGAGAAAGTGATGCTGAACGTGTATTGCTGTATCGAGTGCTGAAATGTGATGTTACTCTTCAACCCCTCTAGTGTGTTATCTCAGTGTTTTGCGTATGTTTAGCTTATCCATCTCAGTAACATATAAACATGGTCATGATCACCCCCGCCCCCGCTCCGATCACAACCCTTCGTTCCCTACTTCCGCGTTAGCTTTCCCACTAATCACTCACAAAGATCACCAACACAAAAGATCGGCACATAAatcgttcgttgttcgttcaTTCATGGTCACGATCATAACAGGATCATTTATTCCGtacgaaacacacatacacacacgcttaCACTCTCATGtgtcattgtgtgtgtgcgtgtgcgtgcgtgtatgtccTTGTATGTCCTGTGTGGAAAAGGCGACCGCCGTTCGTTATGGAAAAATCTCATTAATATATGATCTTTTGAATCGCCTACTCcacctgctcctcctcttcctcctcaacGCGGCCCGCAGAGCTTGATCAAGCAAAGTTCGCTGGACGAGCAGGAACAGCTAGGGTTAGAAATGGAAACGTCCAACACGGAGAATGAAGAAGATCTTTCCGATTACTTCCGCCAGTACGAAGAtcccatcaatggcaccgcgtCGTCTACTGCGTCTGCAACAgcgggagaagaaggaggatcgACGGCAGCcgagggtggtggcggtgcaaccaccggcaccgctgccaccgatggCTCTGAGGGCCCCAAAGATGAGGAACaatcgtcgccaccgccagtggacgaggcagcagcagctccggtcGAAGAGGAACCACCGCAGGAGATCTCCAACCGGTTACCATGGGCACCCAAGATACGCCGGAAGGATATTGACATCTTTCTCAACAACTCGCGCAGCAAGTTCATCGGCTATACGCTCAAGGATGACCACGAAACGTTGGCCGGGCTTCCGCAACCGATACAGGAAGGCTTCAAAACGCTTAAAAAGGTAAACCATTTCACCGGTGCTCCCAGAATTATTCTTCTTTCTCCACGTTCTTTGAATGATATCGTTTCTGTTCTATTGATTTTCGCAGCACATGTACGTGAGCCTAGCCGATGTGCAGATACGGCGTGAGGAGGAGATCAATCGCAATCCATTGTCCACATCGGAGGGTGAAATCACACTGACACCGACGGAAATTCTCTACCAGGCTATGTTGCCTAACTTGTCGCAGTACATGATATCGCTACTCAAGATTCTGCTGGCCGCCGCACCGACGTCGAAAGCGAAAACCGAAAGCATCAATATTATGGCCGATGTTCTTCCGGAAGATATGCCGTAAGTTGCAGGGTGCATCCATGTTGGCTTTCGTCTGCTCGTTACTTAACGCTCGCTCTGTTtatactctctctttctttcgctctccctcccCGTTGCATGATTGCGTAGAATGACAGTTACTCAATCTACAAAGCTAGGTATCGACGTGAGCCGGCACAAGGAGATCACGGTAAAGGCCGTGTCCGCTATTCTGCTGCTGTATTTGAAGCATTTCAAGATCAATCACGTCTATCAGTTTGAGTTCATGTCGCAGCACCTGGTGTTTGCTAACTGCATACCGCTGGTGCTGAAGTTCTTCAATCAGGACATCATGAGTTACGTCGGTTCGAAGAACGTGATTCCGATTATGGACTTCCCGGCGTGCGTGATAGGCGAGCAGCCGGAGCTAACGTCCGAGACGATGATCATCGGCGACTCGGCACCCTACTCCTGGCGTAACGTGTTCTCCTGCATCAATCTGCTGCGCATACTAAACAAGCTGACCAAGTGGAAGCACTCGCGCATCATGATGCTGGTCGTGTTCAAGTCGGCGCCGATACTGAAACGCACGCTCAAGGTGCGGCATGCGCTGATGCAGCTGTACGTGTTGAAGCTGCTAAAGATGCAAACCAAGTACCTGGGGCGCCAGTGGCGTAAATCCAACATGAAGACGATCAGTGCAATCTACGCGAAGGTGCGCCACCGGTTGAACGATGATTGGGCGTTCGGCAACGATCTGGATGCGCGCCCTTGGGACTTCCAGGCGGAAGAGTGTGCCCTCAAGAGTGGGGTGGATCGGTTTAACAATCGTCGCTACCTGCAGGCACACAATGGCATACTGGCCGGTATCGAGGGACTGGATTATGATGATCCGATCGAAGCAATCGGTGGTTTTGGTACCGGAGTCGGTACTGGAGGGGCAGGAGGAGTTGGTAGTGGCGGCGATGGCATCAATGGTGGtccgggagctggaggaacCGGTGGTGGAATGCTAACGGCAAATGGCGGccacagtggtggtggtggcgcgggCGTCGGTGGTCTCGGCGGTACCGGTATGGGAGGAGTGAATGAACGGGGCAACGCCTGCTACGGAGGACTTGCTCGTAAAGCCGAGGAGATTGAGTTGAGCGAAGAGTTTAAGCAAAACTACGAACTGTGGCTGCAACAGGAagtttacaacaacaacattgatTGGGATGCGCTGCTTACGGTGGAAGATTTCTAAAAGATCACGATGTAAACTTGCAAGCGAGCCACCCCCCCACCAACCATCAACTTGTCACTCCCCTCGCCTGAACCAGTCACAATAAATTCATTATTTGATATTagaattgttaaaaaaaaagattgtttTTAAGCTACACCGATTGTGGTGGTACTCGCGGTGAAAGAAATCTGTCAACACCGTTAACCTGTACAGAATGTATCATGTTCCACTTTATTGACTGCACCGGGCGAAACCGGGTACACTTCGTTCTTGCTGAAGCGACCAATACATTTTCTCCGGGACAAAGCGCGCGAATTCTTAGCCTCAACCTTttgttgtctgtttgtgtCTTTGTATGATGCCGTGATTCCGTTTATTGATTCTTTTGAAATTTACAAATCTATCCTTTCGCTTTGTTCGTCTTGCTCctggtgtgtgtattttgcGAGTAATAAATATGCGGAGATGGCTTTTTAAATTACTGCCAGATCAACGCGCGATTAGGGAAAACTCATTctacaaaaacccaaaacggcATAGTGAAAAGTTGGCCGCGGTGTAGTGCGAAGTGTTGCCATTTCACACTCGTCGAAGCACAATTacgaaaaaacaattaaaaaccaacatcgaTACAGGTCAGTGTTCAACCTCTAACTCATTTATTCGCACATTTTCACCCTCCGCCTTTAACCGATGATTCGCTATGCTCGTTGccttcgcagcagcatctgcgcTTCTCTATTGTTCATACGTCCTTAGGCAACAAGAATACCTAATAGCCATTGCCAACTTTGTTCTAGAtagttgtgttgttttgttgattcACAATCTAGTAACCCGGATGGATCGCAAAGAATGATTTTCCTCTTGGGATACACGGGAATGTCCACCCTTCCTGTCCTACGGGGATCGTGAAGTAAAAATTAACTAAAGCACGGCTCACGCACGATCCGGTGCCACGTGTCACCAATAAATTGTCCAATTTGAGTACGAAGAATATTGCGCCCCTGTAAACGCGCCGTTATTGGCcgtatatgtgtgtgagaaagagagatggtgACTCCAGTGCGCGGAGCCGCCCAAGTGATCAgaggatttgttgttttctttttatcttcttttttctctagaGCGAGCTGATACTCTAGCAGTaagggtgtgtggtgtggttgatATTATTAGATTTAATATATATTACTTTCACGATGTAGACTCGAAATAAAAACCTCTAGCTTTCGTTCAGCATCCCGATTAAACTAAACGCTCAAGACCCGTCGTGTAATTCCGTCCCaataatggtgatggtgggcgGGTACACTTTTCAAAAGTGTACTCGATCTtcatcctctttctctctctatcttcttctcggtctctcgctctcgctctctctctctctttctcgacgTAAACCAGCCAAATATTTGCAATTATGTTAAAGtgtactttttgtttttcttgcttCAGTTTGGTTGTAGTTCTTTACAAGAGCGCCAACTGTTccatggttgtgtgtgtgtgtgttctcccAAAGCAATGATGTTTCGCGCTTGTTTGCTCTACAACTTCGGTATCGGTTTATTTTATGGGGCCTTTTTTAAATTGCCTCTCCCGCTCTATCTTCAAACCACCCCGTGACACAATCGCTCTCTGACTCTAGCACACCAAATTCCCTTCTATCTTTAATCTTTAATGTTTTACTGTTTTCTGGTATGCCATAACTAGGTTGGAATAGCTCTTACGTTCTAATAATTTCTCCTCCGATTTTACTTCAATAATCGGCTGCCGCCGTTCTCCTGTcggcaccaacgacgacgacagcagcagcgtaacgATAATTATTAGCATTATACAATTCTTGCAGTAGTCCACACTTGCATTGAACAGTCCAATCGCTGTAAAAGAGAGTTTTGGAACACTCGCATATTAATAATTGTCTCATCCACAGTGCTCCTTCATCCCTGGTGCCTTTTCCTGGCTTACCTGCGGAATAACATCACTTGGTGCAGCAGCCGCTGTTCTGTCGGTTGGATTCGTTTTGCGTTGGTCTAATGTTCTGCGGCTGCCCGGCACCCTCATTCTTGGGAAGCTTTTTAGCTGTAAAAACAGTCAgaaaacaacagcaatagAAACTTATCAAAACACAACTCGTGATAACAACATTGCCCTCTGATGAGTGGGCAAATGAGATTAAAGCTACACGTCATCTACACGAGGGTGTTCTACTGTTCTATCAAACTCTACCAACCGCGACACCCCGTGCCACGGCAGTAGACTCGCGCATTAAATGAAGCCCCTGTCGTAGCTGCTAACCTGGACAACACGCTATTTTTAAGCGAATATAAACCTTGACAACACTCTCGTTGTCCGTGTCCTTGAACTTTGTACGCTGCAATCCGAAGTCAGAGTAGCCACTACTGTTCGCCCACCATTACTCACCTATTGCAAGAAAGATGTCGTTCACGTTGACTGCCGTCTTTGCGGATGTTTCCATGAACAGGAGTCCATTGTCGTCCGCGTACTGCTTGGCTTCCTCATAGTCCACCACGCGGCTGTTTGCCAGATCGGCCTTGTTGCCAGCTAATGCAATCACAATATTTGGCGATGCCTGTtgggaaaaaacaaacgcgaGAGGCGCAAGATCAGAACCCGAGGATGAAAGGTTATCGCAACCTGATGCTGCTCTGTCTGCTGACTGCATTTTCTTGCCTACCTGTCTCTGAAGCTCCTTGACCCACGTTTTGGCCCGTGCGTAGCTATCACTGTTTTGAATATCGTACACCACGATGGCAGCCTGTGCACCACGGTAGTACATAGGCGCCAAGCTGTGATACCTGTGTGGGGGCAAAAGCAATGCCTACTCAATGGATGTTCTTTCGTTGGAGTGGAAGTGCATGCCGTAGAAATCATTTCTTACCGTTCCTGACCGGCGGTGTCCCAGATCTCGAACTTCACTGTCGTATCATCGATGCACAGCGTTTGCGTCAGGAAAGCGGCACCAATCGTGCTCTCCTGATACTCGTGGAACTGTCCCTTAACGAAGCGTAACACTAGCGACGACTTACCGACCGCCGACTCACCCAGAAGCACTAGCTTGAACTGGCAAATTTTGTTCTGTGTTGCACCATTCGGTCGCTGTGCAGCGCCTCCGGCTCGCGGACTCGAAGCCATCCGGATTACTTTTTCGCctgttttattgtttgccGTCCGGGATTATATCACACAATTGGCTCCCCAAGGGTTCCTTACGGCGCACACCAAACACTTTGTTATCTCCACGAAATGGCGTTAACCGTTACGCctgcaaagagagagacagacacgGAGAGAGACAAGACATGAATACCACATGTGACAATATGTGAACGCTAAGTAATTGATCAAATAGGGGAACACGTTACTACGTTTCTGCTGCTCAGGTGTTTCTCGTCGGAAACAAGCTCTGTTCTGCCAGCGTTTCAGTGGAACAAGGCACTGAATCAGCGGCGGACAGCATGCAAAAATTAGTGACTCACGCACAACACCATTATCAGCCTCTAGtttgtgatggtggtagtggtgactATGGCCGTCCATTTGGGTGTTTGCCATTCTCCTATGCTCGTTCTCGTTTCTCGCCTTAGCAACGTCACAACATAGAACCTCCTGTTCCAGGGTCTTGTAATTGGATTTGAGTACAAGAATAAATAATATCCTTCAACTATAAATGTTAGTTGTGGCTGTTTTTTGTATCTCGCCGTTTCGCATGAAGGTTCTTACTAAATCAGAACCGGATATGGTTGATTCGTGGTTCGAAGGACTCGAAGACCTCGAGGAATCTTTCACACGCGCTGCTGGTTGTGCAAAACTAGCTAAGAACCATTGTGGTGGGCAGCTAtccgacacacgcacaccaagaTCTGTAGACCGTGTTTACCAACGATATTTACGCTCGCACAACTTTTAGCATGTCATTTCTACTTCGCAACATCGTAGTAACCCGGGTTTTTTCTTCGTAAAAGTAGCTTCAAAATCGTTAATACATTTTTGCGTTTATCTCTTCTCGTCATTTGCTTTGTGAAACGCCCACAAAGAAATAGCTCGAAGTAGTATTGAAATTTCAATATAAACTGGCCAGCTAGGGGCGTAATAGATACGGTGGCAGCATCGTGTACAATCGTCGTGGGGCTCCTCTTGGGAGGATTCGCATGTTGTAAGCAACCTTGACCCTCCCGGTTCATAGCAGTGATATGAACCTGATATTCCAAGAATCATCGGCCATCGTGGGATTGTTAGCCAATCGGTATGGCGaactttcttccctttcttgcCACGATACCGCGGGtatacacgcacgcaaacaaaGAGACTAGCCATTAATTATCGTATCCACACTACACACAATCCGTGCTCACTAGGATACCCCGTCACCCGAACATCATCATTCTGCGACGGGGTCTTTTTTCTgggcgcggggggggggggggggatctgCATCTGGCCGTAATTTAATAAAGAACTGCCACAGTCCTCCACGCCCCATCGTGCATAATCGTACGATGGATTTTCAAGGGTTGCTCCgtctttgtttgttgtttcgcttcaTTGCTTGCTGGCAACAAACGTTCATTCATTTTCTCAATTGGATCTGCAGTAGTTGACGATCGAAGTAGCGGTTCATTCATAACCACGGCGAACTCTGTTTCTGCATTATGCTTTGGATCTTATTTTTCCAgccgtttctttcttttcacccCTTTCAGAGAAGACGTCGGCGGCAGCGGGTCGGTTGCGGCGCTGCTACCttgaacgcacgcacacacacgcacggtgtTGGTGTCGGTGTATTGGTTCGcccagcacaacacacacgcatggttttttttcctcgcaaCTTTGCACTTGATGATCACTTGACTCGAAAAACACAACGGATAAGCCTGAAGCTGGGTTTTTCTCTCGATCGATTATCAATGTTTCACCAACTCCGTTCATCACCACTGCCACCCTTTTGGGTGGCATAGAATCCTGGGTGCTTTGATGTGTTGCTCACTAAGTAACAAATTGCGTAGCAGCACCAGTGCTCATTAAAATCCACCAACTACATGCCCTCAGGCGCCTATTCGCTGTTAGTAACCTTCACCAAGGCGGACATCCCTGAGCATACTCAAAGCTTATCATCGCTTATCACTGTTCCGTGTGTCCACTCCAGATCCCTACCACTGCTGGGTCGGCGCGAGAATGACTATGGTAATTTTTCAGCTCATGGCACAGCCTaaacaacgcagcagcagcagcagcagcaacagcagtagatTACCAACAATGCACGCACTCTACTCTCGTCGGGGTTGTTACGCTGCTGCATACCATCATCTTGCACATATCGATCCACAAGGGCAGGTTGGCCGACACAACAAGACAgtgct
The sequence above is a segment of the Anopheles darlingi chromosome 2, idAnoDarlMG_H_01, whole genome shotgun sequence genome. Coding sequences within it:
- the LOC125951606 gene encoding striatin-interacting protein 1 homolog isoform X2, which encodes MEGSGDMLAIYNFNENDMLDGSSALEFPDLDFVYADADSHTNEIAELYSYTEQAEFQHNVKAFEDQMELYKLPPCWQKLTDADQNGIILKLLDQLDMSKKNLRMKAARCILYLAQGCWAEVQSDQEQQAWARKNVMMLYRSGVFGAFVELLNLEIDNSSTANIAMRKIAVSLADSVDLRVILSVLYIITEVMRAEKESKSQEYDHLVSTFVTEITYPIEDELLSVKLLGMVTQFCTGLAPHFPMKKVLLLLWKISLVSLGGMDTLKDLKDKYRAAASLLQNREDTLEISKVMRASSPPITAPSNDDNQNAKRSRPSRRSLIKQSSLDEQEQLGLEMETSNTENEEDLSDYFRQYEDPINGTASSTASATAGEEGGSTAAEGGGGATTGTAATDGSEGPKDEEQSSPPPVDEAAAAPVEEEPPQEISNRLPWAPKIRRKDIDIFLNNSRSKFIGYTLKDDHETLAGLPQPIQEGFKTLKKHMYVSLADVQIRREEEINRNPLSTSEGEITLTPTEILYQAMLPNLSQYMISLLKILLAAAPTSKAKTESINIMADVLPEDMPMTVTQSTKLGIDVSRHKEITVKAVSAILLLYLKHFKINHVYQFEFMSQHLVFANCIPLVLKFFNQDIMSYVGSKNVIPIMDFPACVIGEQPELTSETMIIGDSAPYSWRNVFSCINLLRILNKLTKWKHSRIMMLVVFKSAPILKRTLKVRHALMQLYVLKLLKMQTKYLGRQWRKSNMKTISAIYAKVRHRLNDDWAFGNDLDARPWDFQAEECALKSGVDRFNNRRYLQAHNGILAGIEGLDYDDPIEAIGGFGTGVGTGGAGGVGSGGDGINGGPGAGGTGGGMLTANGGHSGGGGAGVGGLGGTGMGGVNERGNACYGGLARKAEEIELSEEFKQNYELWLQQEVYNNNIDWDALLTVEDF
- the LOC125951606 gene encoding striatin-interacting protein 1 homolog isoform X1 encodes the protein MEGSGDMLAIYNFNENDMLDGSSALEFPDLDFVYADADSHTNEIAELYSYTEQAEFQHNVKAFEDQMELYKLPPCWQKLTDADQNGIILKLLDQLDMSKKNLRMKAARCILYLAQGCWAEVQSDQEQQAWARKNVMMLYRSGVFGAFVELLNLEIDNSSTANIAMRKIAVSLADSVDLRVILSVLYIITEVMRAEKESKSQEYDHLVSTFVTEITYPIEDELLSVKLLGMVTQFCTGLAPHFPMKKVLLLLWKISLVSLGGMDTLKDLKDKYRAAASLLQNREDTLEISKVMRASSPPITAPSNDDNQNAKRSRPSRRVCTNPSQSQESLIKQSSLDEQEQLGLEMETSNTENEEDLSDYFRQYEDPINGTASSTASATAGEEGGSTAAEGGGGATTGTAATDGSEGPKDEEQSSPPPVDEAAAAPVEEEPPQEISNRLPWAPKIRRKDIDIFLNNSRSKFIGYTLKDDHETLAGLPQPIQEGFKTLKKHMYVSLADVQIRREEEINRNPLSTSEGEITLTPTEILYQAMLPNLSQYMISLLKILLAAAPTSKAKTESINIMADVLPEDMPMTVTQSTKLGIDVSRHKEITVKAVSAILLLYLKHFKINHVYQFEFMSQHLVFANCIPLVLKFFNQDIMSYVGSKNVIPIMDFPACVIGEQPELTSETMIIGDSAPYSWRNVFSCINLLRILNKLTKWKHSRIMMLVVFKSAPILKRTLKVRHALMQLYVLKLLKMQTKYLGRQWRKSNMKTISAIYAKVRHRLNDDWAFGNDLDARPWDFQAEECALKSGVDRFNNRRYLQAHNGILAGIEGLDYDDPIEAIGGFGTGVGTGGAGGVGSGGDGINGGPGAGGTGGGMLTANGGHSGGGGAGVGGLGGTGMGGVNERGNACYGGLARKAEEIELSEEFKQNYELWLQQEVYNNNIDWDALLTVEDF
- the LOC125951606 gene encoding striatin-interacting protein 1 homolog isoform X3, which encodes MEGSGDMLAIYNFNENDMLDGSSALEFPDLDFVYADADSHTNEIAELYSYTEQAEFQHNVKAFEDQMELYKLPPCWQKLTDADQNGIILKLLDQLDMSKKNLRMKAARCILYLAQGCWAEVQSDQEQQAWARKNVMMLYRSGVFGAFVELLNLEIDNSSTANIAMRKIAVSLADSVDLRVILSVLYIITEVMRAEKESKSQEYDHLVSTFVTEITYPIEDELLSVKLLGMVTQFCTGLAPHFPMKKVLLLLWKISLVSLGGMDTLKDLKDKYRAAASLLQNREDTLEISKVMRASSPPITAPSNDDNQNAKRSRPSRRVCTNPSQSQEYEDPINGTASSTASATAGEEGGSTAAEGGGGATTGTAATDGSEGPKDEEQSSPPPVDEAAAAPVEEEPPQEISNRLPWAPKIRRKDIDIFLNNSRSKFIGYTLKDDHETLAGLPQPIQEGFKTLKKHMYVSLADVQIRREEEINRNPLSTSEGEITLTPTEILYQAMLPNLSQYMISLLKILLAAAPTSKAKTESINIMADVLPEDMPMTVTQSTKLGIDVSRHKEITVKAVSAILLLYLKHFKINHVYQFEFMSQHLVFANCIPLVLKFFNQDIMSYVGSKNVIPIMDFPACVIGEQPELTSETMIIGDSAPYSWRNVFSCINLLRILNKLTKWKHSRIMMLVVFKSAPILKRTLKVRHALMQLYVLKLLKMQTKYLGRQWRKSNMKTISAIYAKVRHRLNDDWAFGNDLDARPWDFQAEECALKSGVDRFNNRRYLQAHNGILAGIEGLDYDDPIEAIGGFGTGVGTGGAGGVGSGGDGINGGPGAGGTGGGMLTANGGHSGGGGAGVGGLGGTGMGGVNERGNACYGGLARKAEEIELSEEFKQNYELWLQQEVYNNNIDWDALLTVEDF